Proteins encoded by one window of Cylindrospermum stagnale PCC 7417:
- a CDS encoding RNA-guided endonuclease InsQ/TnpB family protein, protein MIVLEYKVKGKQTQCNAIDDAIRTTQFIRNKAIRYWMDAPHELKVDRFALNKYSTELRKEFHFVAELNSMAVQSAAERGWSAISRFYDNCKSNKPGKKGLPKFQKDCRSVEYKTSGWKLHPTKRRIAFTDKKGIGELKLLGKWDIQSYSIKDIKRVRLIRRADGYYAQFCVGINVKDIQPKTGSDIGLDVGIESFYADSNGYQEPNPKFLRKAESKIKHSQRQIFQKVKGSSGRRKARKLYAKKHLKVSRQRNEHAKRIARNVCRSNDVVAYVGASPCRRLDLRVSNMVKNHCLAKSISDASWYLFRQWIEYFAAKFDKLAIPVTPQYTSQKCSSCGVIVKKSLSTRTHVCSCGCELHRDTNAAINILNLAKAREGHSRSNANGLVTSTLLGENLVEQVTRVKLESSVSLDLRVSISLLPIIP, encoded by the coding sequence GTGATAGTTCTGGAATACAAGGTTAAAGGCAAACAAACTCAATGTAATGCAATAGATGATGCCATTCGTACTACTCAATTCATTCGCAATAAAGCGATAAGATATTGGATGGATGCTCCACATGAGTTAAAAGTTGATAGGTTTGCGCTTAACAAGTATTCAACCGAACTAAGAAAAGAATTTCACTTTGTCGCCGAACTAAATTCTATGGCAGTCCAATCTGCTGCTGAACGTGGATGGTCTGCTATATCTCGTTTTTACGATAACTGTAAATCAAATAAACCTGGGAAAAAGGGGTTGCCAAAATTTCAAAAAGATTGCCGTTCGGTTGAATATAAAACATCAGGGTGGAAGCTTCATCCAACAAAAAGACGTATCGCTTTTACCGATAAAAAAGGTATTGGCGAATTAAAACTTTTGGGTAAGTGGGACATTCAATCCTACAGCATCAAAGATATTAAGAGAGTACGCCTAATACGTCGTGCTGATGGTTACTACGCTCAGTTTTGTGTCGGTATTAATGTCAAAGATATTCAACCAAAAACGGGTAGCGATATAGGTTTAGATGTTGGTATTGAGAGTTTTTACGCTGACTCAAACGGATACCAAGAACCCAACCCTAAGTTTTTGAGAAAAGCTGAATCTAAAATTAAGCACTCTCAAAGACAAATTTTCCAAAAAGTCAAAGGTTCTAGCGGAAGAAGAAAAGCTAGAAAACTTTACGCTAAAAAACACTTAAAAGTAAGTAGGCAACGGAATGAACACGCTAAGAGAATAGCGCGTAACGTATGCAGGTCTAACGACGTTGTAGCCTATGTAGGCGCTTCGCCGTGCCGAAGGCTAGATTTAAGAGTTTCCAATATGGTTAAAAATCATTGTTTAGCAAAATCAATTAGTGACGCTAGTTGGTATTTGTTTAGGCAATGGATAGAATATTTTGCTGCTAAATTTGACAAATTAGCTATACCTGTGACACCTCAGTACACTAGTCAAAAGTGTAGCAGTTGTGGCGTAATTGTTAAAAAATCTCTATCAACCCGCACTCACGTTTGTAGTTGTGGATGCGAGTTACATAGAGATACAAACGCAGCAATAAATATTCTTAATCTTGCAAAAGCTAGGGAAGGGCATTCCCGAAGTAACGCTAATGGACTAGTAACCTCTACTTTGCTTGGTGAAAACCTGGTAGAGCAAGTAACTAGGGTGAAGTTAGAATCGAGCGTGTCTTTAGACCTGAGAGTGTCAATTTCCTTGCTTCCCATAATCCCGTAG
- a CDS encoding MlaD family protein, whose amino-acid sequence MRGLMSSRFASARTLREGSVGLLILLGLGVFGVIILWLNRFTGGSSSYKAIVEFANAGGMQKGAPVRFRGVKVGSITKVQPKPNSVEVEIQIAPADLIIPSETVIEANQTGLISESIIDIIPKTSLPTGATVAKPLDKNCNPSLIICNGSRLKGQIGISTDDLIRQSTNFAAAYSNEKFAQNVNKLMETSADAASSVAALSKDLQSLSRSFKGQLGIFSGTAVTLQRATNQLTTTTTRTANVFGNTANEFSTTAKQFSLTASQASRLLNNLDNLVTTNRSSLVGALNNITQTSNQLRQTVTSLSPAVNRLTQGELLKNLETLSANAAQASANLRDASKALNDPKNSVLLQQTLDSARVTFENTQKITSDLDELTGDPAFRKNLLQLVNGLSKLVSSTQQMQQEAQVAVTLDALKASVNQPDVAIAKPKAKASVNQPDLVIPALSPKVSVNQPDLVAPPPPPIQQPLMIKPAPLSVERADNQTQTTATPRTSGTPNSSQEQLVQQLRDYGKQGN is encoded by the coding sequence ATGCGAGGTTTAATGTCAAGCCGCTTCGCGTCTGCGCGAACATTGAGAGAAGGTTCTGTAGGTCTATTGATTCTGTTAGGACTAGGGGTATTTGGAGTAATTATTCTGTGGTTGAATAGATTTACCGGGGGTAGCAGTTCCTATAAAGCGATTGTGGAGTTTGCCAACGCTGGCGGGATGCAAAAAGGCGCACCAGTTCGGTTTCGTGGCGTCAAAGTCGGCAGTATTACCAAAGTTCAACCAAAACCAAATAGCGTTGAAGTGGAAATTCAAATTGCTCCGGCTGACTTGATTATTCCTAGTGAGACGGTGATTGAAGCTAATCAAACCGGATTAATTAGCGAAAGCATTATTGATATCATCCCCAAGACATCCCTACCTACTGGGGCTACTGTCGCTAAACCCCTAGACAAAAATTGCAATCCCAGCCTGATCATTTGCAATGGCTCACGGTTAAAAGGTCAAATTGGTATCAGTACCGATGATCTAATTCGCCAATCAACTAATTTCGCCGCTGCCTACTCTAACGAAAAATTTGCTCAAAATGTGAATAAACTGATGGAAACCTCTGCCGATGCGGCGTCCAGTGTCGCTGCACTTAGTAAGGATCTCCAGAGTTTGAGCAGAAGCTTTAAAGGGCAACTAGGCATATTTTCGGGCACTGCTGTGACATTACAACGGGCAACAAATCAACTCACAACAACCACGACGAGAACAGCAAATGTATTTGGTAACACGGCGAATGAATTCAGTACAACGGCAAAACAATTTAGTTTAACCGCAAGTCAAGCGAGTCGGTTGCTGAACAATTTGGATAATTTGGTGACAACAAATCGTTCTTCGTTGGTTGGTGCTTTGAACAATATCACCCAAACTAGCAACCAACTGCGGCAGACAGTTACTAGCCTTTCGCCTGCGGTGAATCGCTTAACCCAAGGCGAATTACTAAAAAACTTAGAAACTCTCTCGGCTAATGCCGCTCAAGCCTCAGCTAATTTACGGGATGCTAGTAAAGCCTTAAACGATCCGAAAAATAGCGTGCTATTGCAACAAACCCTAGATTCAGCGAGAGTAACTTTTGAAAACACCCAAAAAATCACTTCTGATTTGGATGAATTGACAGGCGATCCCGCTTTCCGCAAAAATCTTCTGCAATTGGTGAATGGTCTGAGTAAATTGGTGTCTTCCACACAACAGATGCAGCAGGAAGCACAGGTGGCTGTGACTTTAGACGCACTCAAAGCATCTGTGAATCAGCCAGATGTTGCGATCGCCAAACCTAAAGCCAAAGCATCTGTGAATCAGCCAGATTTGGTGATTCCTGCCCTCAGTCCCAAAGTATCTGTGAACCAGCCAGATTTGGTGGCTCCTCCCCCTCCTCCTATCCAGCAGCCGCTGATGATTAAACCCGCACCGTTATCTGTTGAGAGGGCGGATAATCAGACTCAAACAACTGCTACTCCGCGTACTTCGGGTACTCCCAATTCATCCCAAGAACAGCTAGTGCAGCAACTACGGGATTATGGGAAGCAAGGAAATTGA